The following proteins are co-located in the Silene latifolia isolate original U9 population chromosome 1, ASM4854445v1, whole genome shotgun sequence genome:
- the LOC141657108 gene encoding uncharacterized protein LOC141657108 produces MTSSSQRTLASAVFFSITGRLCDRFSHDVANNGTLWFLNLSNWFEPGAQLRENRKKGAKALLYIQLALDDTVFPRIAAAKTSREAWNTLKQEYMGDKKVIQVKLHTLRRNFELLAMQKDEYVQGFMSRVADIVNSMRAYGEIVDNNMIVSKVLRTLTSKFDHVVAAIEETKDLSRYTFDELMGSLLAHEDRLNRSSEKVEEKSFQVKDESSQKEKTENSSSGGRRNCRGGFRGRGRGRGRGKGRFTEGHGRQNMGPIQCYNCKKYGHKEANCWFKNKDEQKANFT; encoded by the exons ATGACATCGTCATCACAAAGAACATTAGCTTCAGCAGTTTTCTTTTCGATTACCGGTAGGCTTTGTGACCGGTTTTCCCACGACGTAGCAAACAATGGGACCCTTTGGTTTCTGAATCTTAGCAActggtttg AACCTGGTGCGCAGCTTCGCGAGAATCGAAAGAAGGGTGCAAAAGCTTTGCTCTACATTCAATTAGCTCTTGATGATACTGTATTTCCTCGAATTGCAGCAGCCAAAACATCGAGGGAGGCATGGAATACTTTGAAGCAGGAGTATATGGGTGATAAGAAAGTAATTCAAGTTAAATTACATACTCTTCGTCGTAATTTTGAACTACTGGCTATGCAAAAAGACGAGTATGTGCAAGGTTTTATGTCTAGGGTGGCCGATATTGTTAACAGTATGAGAGCTTATGGTGAAATTGTTGATAATAATATGATTGTTAGTAAAGTTTTGAGGACCTTGACCTCAAAATTTGATCATGTTGTTGCTGCCATAGAGGAAACGAAGGACCTATCTAGATATACATTTGATGAATTAATGGGTTCATTGTTGGCTCATGAGGATAGACTAAATAGGTCTAGTGAGAAAGTAGAAGAAAAATCTTTTCAGGTGAAAGATGAGTCGTCTCAGAAAGAGAAAACAGAAAATTCAAGTTCTGGTGGTCGAAGAAATTGCAGAGGCGGATTTCGCGGCCGAGGTCGCGGTCGAGGCAGAGGAAAAGGACGCTTCACTGAAGGGCATGGGCGTCAAAATATGGGTCCAATTCAATGTTATAACTGCAAGAAGTACGGGCACAAGGAGGCAAATTGTTGGTTCAAGAATAAGGATGAGCAGAAGGCAAACTTTACATAA